The following are from one region of the Strigops habroptila isolate Jane chromosome 22, bStrHab1.2.pri, whole genome shotgun sequence genome:
- the RUSC1 gene encoding RUN and SH3 domain-containing protein 1 isoform X2 → MLAPKKGLLCNLNHIHLQHISLGLHLSWHPELQETSGSMGGGDQTGCSDCPENCEQVDANSNNPSLKCRCCESHPQQPVTLGLQNQTAQEDFPCLHAGEEVASPCDLASSSSSSSSVSSCSDFSLDDSPVSVYCKGFPREEPQSLENQPNVIPIEDAQDGESLGDQGGTCDGRDANLNPPVPQRPASLTGGSLDSLRSSSSLDSRCDETSPSVRDATSISTDLDPNCNPLPEADAAPPAPPVPGRWDPALSRAPELRPRAGSIPPPVPPRPRRRLQVLNGHRAEQPPLPARPVELEPGSGDLCRDAGKKTITSFHELAQKRKRNGAGPALAQARADRSDWLIVFSPDTELPPPSELLSSTKGQEPARPQLQHELPPRPPSSRQREVTTFKELRYRSASNKPRGQPAGERTEVGVSQRPSALLEMALGSDSAGWVPPVPLVGQLMAPMDTHQLTRRRSRPGLQPIAEGQPGDAEEAGLPLQSSLPGEKGAPSRRLRGPGSAPRVPGTAERGDGPSKEALLIAISAAVDKVIAHFSSARNLVQKAQLGDSRLSPDVGYLLLHTLCPALYALVEDGLKPFQKDVITGQRRNSPWSVVEASVKTGHSARCFHLLCWHVAGLAPLHSTRQKFHAFILGLLNIKQLEQWISHLQKSPGVISVLYSPTAFFALSQGPLPYLADELLLLIQPLSVLTFHLDLLFEHHHLSMDVRPLSRRPQPPLCPAHGSAPGPGHHSLEGLCSAAGASLENQTPPDAVGRAAGAGGSPRRQPQAAALVPGAQVGAALQQTLQHVLRWGDRLSRALLGTDSSPEPQRPEPGPGDAGAGPGGWWGQLSQASRIYTAPSKEKLPLVWWTKLRVAAGDPSPGQALPPLGEPSSTELQLLQTKAVLELPAPKPSSSTDTSGSSSPEALILPAGAGASPEPSDPAAGENVLALPGVNGNQAAPPGPRGAARGSWLGRLFGATSPSARSFPPSPDAVSARSRRPSSWLSPSARVLAGVVKGLAAEKNHAQEQPEGTVSDSPQPCRAVRALCDHTGTADGHLSFQKGDILQLLSTVDEDWICCCHGNSTGLVPVGYTSLIL, encoded by the exons ATGCTGGCTCCGAAGAAAGGCCTGCTGTGCAACCTCAACCACATCCATCTGCAGCACATCTCCCTGGGGCTGCACCTCTCCTGGCACCCGGAGCTCCAAGAGACTTCTGGCTCCATGGGTGGAGGGGACCAGACCGGCTGCAGCGACTGCCCAGAGAACTGTGAGCAAGTGGATGCCAATTCCAACAATCCCTCCTTGAAATGCCGGTGTTGTGAGTCCCATCCTCAGCAGCCAGTGACGCTGGGTCTCCAGAACCAGACAGCTCAAGAGGATTTCCCCTGCCTGCatgctggggaggaggtggcTTCCCCTTGTGATctggcttcctcctcctcctcctcctcctctgtcagTAGCTGCTCGGATTTCAGCTTGGATGACTCCCCGGTCTCTGTGTACTGCAAAGGGTTCCCCAGAGAAGAGCCTCAATCCCTTGAAAATCAGCCCAACGTCATTCCCATAGAAGATGCCCAGGATGGGGAGTCACTTGGTGACCAGGGTGGGACATGTGATGGAAGAGATGCCAACCTCAACCCCCCAGTGCCGCAGAGACCGGCCTCCCTGACTGGAGGGAGCCTGGACAGCCTCCGCAGCAGCAGCTCGCTTGACTCTCGGTGTGATGAGACCTCTCCCAGCGTGAGGGATGCCACCAGCATCAGCACCGACCTCGACCCCAACTGCAACCCTCTGCCCGAGGCTGATGCTGCCCCCCCGGCACCGCCTGTGCCAGGGCGCTGGgatcctgctctgagcagagctCCGGAGCTGCGGCCCCGGGCTGGAAGCATCCCCCCACCAGTGCCCCCCCGGCCCCGGAGGCGCCTGCAGGTTCTCAatgggcacagagcagagcagccgCCTCTGCCTGCGCGGCCGGTGGAGCTGGAGCCCGGCTCAGGCGACCTCTGCAGAGACGCGGGCAAGAAAACCATCACCTCCTTCCATGAGCTGGcccagaagaggaagaggaatggTGCTGGGCCTGCTCTTGCCCAGGCCAGGGCTGACCGCAGCGACTGGCTCATCGTCTTCTCGCCGGACACGGAGCTGCCTCCCCCCAGTGagctcctctccagcaccaAGGGCCAGGAGCCAGCCCGGCCCCAGCTCCAGCACGAGCTGCCACCGAGAccccccagctccaggcagcGAGAGGTGACCACGTTCAAGGAGCTGCGGTACCGCAGTGCCTCCAACAAGCCCAGGGGCCAGCCAGCAGGCGAGCGGACAGAGGTGGGGGTATCTCAGCGTCCCTCTGCGCTCCTGGAGATGGCCTTGGGCAGCGACAGTGCAGGCTGGGTGCCACCGGTGCCTCTGGTTGGGCAGCTGATGGCACCCATGGACACCCACCAGCTGACGAGGAGGAGATCCCGGCCGGGGCTGCAGCCCATTGCGGAGGGACAGCCCGGGGACGCGGAGGAAGCGGGGCTGCCgctgcagagcagccttccTGGAGAGAAGGGTGCCCCGAGTCGGAGGCTCAGGGGTCCTGGCAGCGCCCCGCGGGTGCCCGGGACAGCCGAGAGAGGGGACGGGCCCAGCAAGGAGG ccctgctgatCGCCATCAGCGCCGCCGTGGATAAGGTTATTGCCCACTTCAGCTCCGCACGGAACCTGGTGCAGAAG gcccagCTGGGCGACAGCCGGCTCAGCCCTGACGTGGGTTATCTGCTGCTGCACACCCTCTGCCCTGCGCTCTATGCCTTGGTGGAGGACGGGCTGAAGCCTTTCCAGAAGGATGTTATCACAGGCCAGAGGAGAAATTCCCCCTGGAGCGTGGTGGAAGCCTCCGTGAAGACAG GCCACAGTGCTCGCTGCTTCCACTTGCTGTGCTGGCACGTGGCCGGGCTGGCCCCGCTCCACAGCACCAGGCAGAAGTTTCATGCCTTTATTCTCGGCCTTTTGAA CATTAAGCAGCTGGAGCAGTGGATTTCTCACCTGCAGAAGAGCCCAG GTGTCATCTCCGTGCTGTACTCACCCACGGCCTTCTTCGCCCTGAGCCAAGGCCCTCTGCCCTACCTCGCTgatgaactgctgctgctcatccaGCCCCTCTCCGTGCTGACTTTCCACCTCGACCTGCTCTTTGAACACCACCACCTCTCCATGGATGTACGACCCTTGTCCCGCCGGCCGCAGCCACCGCTGTGTcctgcccatggctctgctCCTGGTCCTGGGCATCATTCCCTGGAGGGGCTCTGCAGCGCCGCAGGGGCCAGCCTGGAAAACCAGACCCCCCCTGATGCCGTGGGGAGGGCAGCGGGCGCAGGGGGCAGCCCAAGGCGCCAGCCCCAAGCTGCTGCGCTGGTCCCTGGTGCCCAGGTCGGGGCCGCTCTGCAGCAGACCCTGCAGCACGTCCTGCGCTGGGGCGACCGGCTCAGCCGCGCGCTGCTGGGAACCGACAGCTCCCCGGAGCCCCAGCGGCCGGAGCCAGgccctggggatgctggggcTGGTCCTGGTGGCTGGTGGGGGCAGCTGAGCCAGGCCTCCAGGATCTACACCGCTCCCAGCAAGGAGAAGCTCCCCTTGGTCTGGTGGACAAAGCTGCGGGTGGCTGCGGGGGATCCCAGCCCTGGCCAGGCTCTGCCACCCCTGGGTgagcccagcagcactgagctgcagctgcttcagaCCAAAGCTGTCCTGGAGCTCCCTGCTCCgaagcccagcagcagcacggaCACCTCTGGATCCTCCTCCCCTGAAGCCCTCATCCTGCCCGCGGGAGCTGGAGCATCCCCTGAGCCGTCTGATCCCGCTGCTGGAGAGAACGTCCTGGCATTGCCTGGTGTGAATGGGAACCAGGCAGCACCTCCTGGTCCCCGCGGTGCTGCCAGGGGCAGCTGGCTGGGCCGGCTCTTTGGGGCCACCAGCCCCTCTGCCAGGAGCTTCCCTCCCAGCCCCGATGCCGTCTCAGCGAGGTCCAG GAGACCTTCGAGCTGGCTGTCACCCAGCGCCCGCGTCCTGGCTGGGGTGGTGAAGGGGCTAGCGGCTGAGAAGAACCACGCTCAGGAACAGCCAGAGGGGACCGTGTCCGActcaccccagccctgcag GGCGGTCCGGGCGCTGTGTGACCACACGGGCACCGCCGACGGGCACCTGAGCTTCCAGAAAGGGGACATCCTGCAGCTGCTCTCCACCGTGGATGAAGACtggatctgctgctgccatggaAACAGCACTGGCCTCGTTCCTGTCGGTTACACATCCCTGATTCTGTGA
- the RUSC1 gene encoding RUN and SH3 domain-containing protein 1 isoform X1 → MLAPKKGLLCNLNHIHLQHISLGLHLSWHPELQETSGSMGGGDQTGCSDCPENCEQVDANSNNPSLKCRCCESHPQQPVTLGLQNQTAQEDFPCLHAGEEVASPCDLASSSSSSSSVSSCSDFSLDDSPVSVYCKGFPREEPQSLENQPNVIPIEDAQDGESLGDQGGTCDGRDANLNPPVPQRPASLTGGSLDSLRSSSSLDSRCDETSPSVRDATSISTDLDPNCNPLPEADAAPPAPPVPGRWDPALSRAPELRPRAGSIPPPVPPRPRRRLQVLNGHRAEQPPLPARPVELEPGSGDLCRDAGKKTITSFHELAQKRKRNGAGPALAQARADRSDWLIVFSPDTELPPPSELLSSTKGQEPARPQLQHELPPRPPSSRQREVTTFKELRYRSASNKPRGQPAGERTEVGVSQRPSALLEMALGSDSAGWVPPVPLVGQLMAPMDTHQLTRRRSRPGLQPIAEGQPGDAEEAGLPLQSSLPGEKGAPSRRLRGPGSAPRVPGTAERGDGPSKEAKPPPAAAGAAAAPGPPGAGSTDGARRARGEQKKALLIAISAAVDKVIAHFSSARNLVQKAQLGDSRLSPDVGYLLLHTLCPALYALVEDGLKPFQKDVITGQRRNSPWSVVEASVKTGHSARCFHLLCWHVAGLAPLHSTRQKFHAFILGLLNIKQLEQWISHLQKSPGVISVLYSPTAFFALSQGPLPYLADELLLLIQPLSVLTFHLDLLFEHHHLSMDVRPLSRRPQPPLCPAHGSAPGPGHHSLEGLCSAAGASLENQTPPDAVGRAAGAGGSPRRQPQAAALVPGAQVGAALQQTLQHVLRWGDRLSRALLGTDSSPEPQRPEPGPGDAGAGPGGWWGQLSQASRIYTAPSKEKLPLVWWTKLRVAAGDPSPGQALPPLGEPSSTELQLLQTKAVLELPAPKPSSSTDTSGSSSPEALILPAGAGASPEPSDPAAGENVLALPGVNGNQAAPPGPRGAARGSWLGRLFGATSPSARSFPPSPDAVSARSRRPSSWLSPSARVLAGVVKGLAAEKNHAQEQPEGTVSDSPQPCRAVRALCDHTGTADGHLSFQKGDILQLLSTVDEDWICCCHGNSTGLVPVGYTSLIL, encoded by the exons ATGCTGGCTCCGAAGAAAGGCCTGCTGTGCAACCTCAACCACATCCATCTGCAGCACATCTCCCTGGGGCTGCACCTCTCCTGGCACCCGGAGCTCCAAGAGACTTCTGGCTCCATGGGTGGAGGGGACCAGACCGGCTGCAGCGACTGCCCAGAGAACTGTGAGCAAGTGGATGCCAATTCCAACAATCCCTCCTTGAAATGCCGGTGTTGTGAGTCCCATCCTCAGCAGCCAGTGACGCTGGGTCTCCAGAACCAGACAGCTCAAGAGGATTTCCCCTGCCTGCatgctggggaggaggtggcTTCCCCTTGTGATctggcttcctcctcctcctcctcctcctctgtcagTAGCTGCTCGGATTTCAGCTTGGATGACTCCCCGGTCTCTGTGTACTGCAAAGGGTTCCCCAGAGAAGAGCCTCAATCCCTTGAAAATCAGCCCAACGTCATTCCCATAGAAGATGCCCAGGATGGGGAGTCACTTGGTGACCAGGGTGGGACATGTGATGGAAGAGATGCCAACCTCAACCCCCCAGTGCCGCAGAGACCGGCCTCCCTGACTGGAGGGAGCCTGGACAGCCTCCGCAGCAGCAGCTCGCTTGACTCTCGGTGTGATGAGACCTCTCCCAGCGTGAGGGATGCCACCAGCATCAGCACCGACCTCGACCCCAACTGCAACCCTCTGCCCGAGGCTGATGCTGCCCCCCCGGCACCGCCTGTGCCAGGGCGCTGGgatcctgctctgagcagagctCCGGAGCTGCGGCCCCGGGCTGGAAGCATCCCCCCACCAGTGCCCCCCCGGCCCCGGAGGCGCCTGCAGGTTCTCAatgggcacagagcagagcagccgCCTCTGCCTGCGCGGCCGGTGGAGCTGGAGCCCGGCTCAGGCGACCTCTGCAGAGACGCGGGCAAGAAAACCATCACCTCCTTCCATGAGCTGGcccagaagaggaagaggaatggTGCTGGGCCTGCTCTTGCCCAGGCCAGGGCTGACCGCAGCGACTGGCTCATCGTCTTCTCGCCGGACACGGAGCTGCCTCCCCCCAGTGagctcctctccagcaccaAGGGCCAGGAGCCAGCCCGGCCCCAGCTCCAGCACGAGCTGCCACCGAGAccccccagctccaggcagcGAGAGGTGACCACGTTCAAGGAGCTGCGGTACCGCAGTGCCTCCAACAAGCCCAGGGGCCAGCCAGCAGGCGAGCGGACAGAGGTGGGGGTATCTCAGCGTCCCTCTGCGCTCCTGGAGATGGCCTTGGGCAGCGACAGTGCAGGCTGGGTGCCACCGGTGCCTCTGGTTGGGCAGCTGATGGCACCCATGGACACCCACCAGCTGACGAGGAGGAGATCCCGGCCGGGGCTGCAGCCCATTGCGGAGGGACAGCCCGGGGACGCGGAGGAAGCGGGGCTGCCgctgcagagcagccttccTGGAGAGAAGGGTGCCCCGAGTCGGAGGCTCAGGGGTCCTGGCAGCGCCCCGCGGGTGCCCGGGACAGCCGAGAGAGGGGACGGGCCCAGCAAGGAGG CCAAACCCCCGCCGGCCGCCGCTGGagccgccgcggccccgggcCCGCCCGGAGCGGGAAGCACGGACGGAGCCCGCCGCGCCCGCGGAGAGCAGAAGAAAG ccctgctgatCGCCATCAGCGCCGCCGTGGATAAGGTTATTGCCCACTTCAGCTCCGCACGGAACCTGGTGCAGAAG gcccagCTGGGCGACAGCCGGCTCAGCCCTGACGTGGGTTATCTGCTGCTGCACACCCTCTGCCCTGCGCTCTATGCCTTGGTGGAGGACGGGCTGAAGCCTTTCCAGAAGGATGTTATCACAGGCCAGAGGAGAAATTCCCCCTGGAGCGTGGTGGAAGCCTCCGTGAAGACAG GCCACAGTGCTCGCTGCTTCCACTTGCTGTGCTGGCACGTGGCCGGGCTGGCCCCGCTCCACAGCACCAGGCAGAAGTTTCATGCCTTTATTCTCGGCCTTTTGAA CATTAAGCAGCTGGAGCAGTGGATTTCTCACCTGCAGAAGAGCCCAG GTGTCATCTCCGTGCTGTACTCACCCACGGCCTTCTTCGCCCTGAGCCAAGGCCCTCTGCCCTACCTCGCTgatgaactgctgctgctcatccaGCCCCTCTCCGTGCTGACTTTCCACCTCGACCTGCTCTTTGAACACCACCACCTCTCCATGGATGTACGACCCTTGTCCCGCCGGCCGCAGCCACCGCTGTGTcctgcccatggctctgctCCTGGTCCTGGGCATCATTCCCTGGAGGGGCTCTGCAGCGCCGCAGGGGCCAGCCTGGAAAACCAGACCCCCCCTGATGCCGTGGGGAGGGCAGCGGGCGCAGGGGGCAGCCCAAGGCGCCAGCCCCAAGCTGCTGCGCTGGTCCCTGGTGCCCAGGTCGGGGCCGCTCTGCAGCAGACCCTGCAGCACGTCCTGCGCTGGGGCGACCGGCTCAGCCGCGCGCTGCTGGGAACCGACAGCTCCCCGGAGCCCCAGCGGCCGGAGCCAGgccctggggatgctggggcTGGTCCTGGTGGCTGGTGGGGGCAGCTGAGCCAGGCCTCCAGGATCTACACCGCTCCCAGCAAGGAGAAGCTCCCCTTGGTCTGGTGGACAAAGCTGCGGGTGGCTGCGGGGGATCCCAGCCCTGGCCAGGCTCTGCCACCCCTGGGTgagcccagcagcactgagctgcagctgcttcagaCCAAAGCTGTCCTGGAGCTCCCTGCTCCgaagcccagcagcagcacggaCACCTCTGGATCCTCCTCCCCTGAAGCCCTCATCCTGCCCGCGGGAGCTGGAGCATCCCCTGAGCCGTCTGATCCCGCTGCTGGAGAGAACGTCCTGGCATTGCCTGGTGTGAATGGGAACCAGGCAGCACCTCCTGGTCCCCGCGGTGCTGCCAGGGGCAGCTGGCTGGGCCGGCTCTTTGGGGCCACCAGCCCCTCTGCCAGGAGCTTCCCTCCCAGCCCCGATGCCGTCTCAGCGAGGTCCAG GAGACCTTCGAGCTGGCTGTCACCCAGCGCCCGCGTCCTGGCTGGGGTGGTGAAGGGGCTAGCGGCTGAGAAGAACCACGCTCAGGAACAGCCAGAGGGGACCGTGTCCGActcaccccagccctgcag GGCGGTCCGGGCGCTGTGTGACCACACGGGCACCGCCGACGGGCACCTGAGCTTCCAGAAAGGGGACATCCTGCAGCTGCTCTCCACCGTGGATGAAGACtggatctgctgctgccatggaAACAGCACTGGCCTCGTTCCTGTCGGTTACACATCCCTGATTCTGTGA